From Calditerrivibrio sp.:
TGATAAATAAAATTACAAATAAATTTGCTAATTTAAGAAAAGTGACCTTTAAAGAATATTTACCTGGTATTGAAATGTTGGACCTTGGTGATTAGCTATCTTTGGCTAAAGTTTGATTTGCCTTTGACGATTTACTCCCTATGAAGAATATATTTTTCTTAATTATTTTGATAATTTTTGTAATAGCATGCTCCAAAGGTGAGAAAGCGAAAGCGAAAGATAATGTTACAGCGAAAAAACCTTTAGCTCCTATAGTGGAATCAAAAAATGAGAAGATAGATCTGGGAAATCAATATCTGCTAAATGGTAATTTTGATAAAGCTATAGAGTATTACAATAAAGGTCTGAATGAGAATAGATCAGTTGCTTTTTATAATCTTGGTATAGTTTATTATTTAAATGGTAAGTATTCGGAAAGTGAAGATTATTTTAGAAAGTCTTTAGAAGAAAATAAAAATTTTAAGCCTGCTTATGTGAACCTTGCTGCATCTTTGGTAAAGCAGGGGAAGATTAAAGAGGCAGTAGATATTGTGTCGCAGGTGGAGCCGGAGACATCAAAGGAGATTCAGGTGGTTGCAGAGGTTTATGCACTTGGGGGGGATACGGCAAAGGCTTATTATTACTATAAGAAGTATGAAAAATCAAAGGATCAAGATCCTTCGGGATTAATTAGCTATGGGCTTTTTTTAAAAGGTATTGGGGAGGATAAAAAAGGGAGTGATCTAATTAAGAATGCAATAGTTAAACTTGAAGAAAGGGAAAATAAAGATTATGAAGATTATTACCAGCTTGGCCTTGCGTACTATAATATAGAAAACTATGAAAAAAGTATATATAGTTTGAAGTCGGCGCTAAACTTAAAAAAAACTTATGAAGCCTCTGAACTACTAATGAAGATTTATGAAAATCAGGGAAAATATGATATGGCTTCTTTAGCTGCTGAAAATCTTGTTATGCTTAATCCTTCAGTAAGGAGTTATGCCCTTTATGTAAAGAACTTGATAAAGTCATCCAACTATACCGAGGCAAATTATGTTTTAAAGGAAGCCATGGGTAAATACCCTAAAGAAAAAGAACTATTTTTCTTGCAGCATAGATACTATATCTTGGTGGGTGATTTGATAAATGCCCATAAAGTGGCTAAAGAGGCATATGAAAAGATCAAAGATGATGATACCCTTTTCAATTATATAAAACAGTCCATACTTTATGATCATAACTTTGCAGAAGCCAAAAAACTGATACCTGCGCTGAGGAATAGTGACCTGAATAATATTGCCAGATCTATGTTATTACTGAAGGAAGGTAATATTATCGCTGCTGAAAACACAATTTTACAGGTATTGAACAAGAAAAATGAAGATTACAATTATGTTGTATCGTACCTTAACATAAAAAAAGGTAATTATAATGCTGCGGAGCAGAGCATAGAGTTGATGGATGACATACCTGAAAAATTTTTTTACAAATTTGTATTGTATTATAACACCAAACAGTTTGGAAAGCTGGCAGATCTTTCCCTTAAAAATGTTAGATATATCAAGACAGTCAAGCGATTTCCAAGGGTATCCTTCAAACTTCAACCAACCCTTGAAGATCTGAATTTTGCTTTTGAGTTTAGGCTTGAATATGAAACGTTTTTGAGATTAGTCCTTACTCCGATAATTATTCATCCAGAGGAGATGACTATTTACATGTCTACAGGGTATAACCTTTTAAAACAGAGTGATCAATTGTTAGCCTTGAATGAATTAAAGAAATCTGTAAACTTTTCTGAAGGGATCAAACACAATAATAATGGTGTAAAAGCGATGCTTGAATTTGATTATGAAAAAGCATCTAAAGAATTTACTGAGGCTGTAAATTATTTGGGGGATAATCCTATTGTCTATTATAATATTGGACTTTTGATGTTGAATCTGGGTGATCTTGATAAAGCGTATGAATTTTTTGATAATGTGTTGCTAAATAATAAGTTTATTTTTCCCGCATATCTGGGGAAGGCTATCTGCCTTAGTTATCAGGATGAAAGGGTGAGGGTTTTTTCTCAATACGACATGTTGATCAGCAATTTTGATATATTGGAGAAAAATGAAAAGAAACAGGCAGATCAGTTTTACTATACAAAATTATTAGCTCTAATTGGTAGTAAAAAGTATGACGATGTCATTGGTGTAATAAAAGACAGTGATCCAGCACTATTAAGGTCAATAAAAGATTTAGCTATTCTTTTTAAAACTGGTGATTATGAAGGTTATTTGAAAAAGGAAAGTGTTTTGTTTAGGAAAGATACCGTTAAATCTCTCTTGAGTCTTTATTATTTTAACAAAATATTGGCTTATCCCAACAATGATAGGTTGTCTGATTATATGATTTATTATCTATCACTAACAAAGAATATCCCCCATAAATTAAGCAATCATAAGCTTGATAGGCATTTGGCTGTGGAAAATATAAAATATGATATATATTTTCAAAGACCAACTATATTAGAAAGTTTGAGAAACCTTAGAAAGATTGATGATAAAGAGCCAAAACTTTTTAAATTATCGTTATATTATTTTACTTTAAAAATGGATGTTATAAATGCTGAGATCTCATTACAAAACTTAAAAAAACTTAATATGGACAAACAGGCCTACTATTATCAAATGCTCTATCATTTTATAACAAATAATAGTTACAATCTAAGTAAATCTATCAATAAGTATATAGAAATTGCACCAAATGATTATAGAGGGTATATGGTGGAGTTGTTAAGAGGCTTTAGAGAAAATAACTTGCAAACAGCTTATGATAATGCTAATAGATTAGAAAAGTCGGTGCTTAAGAACAAAAAATTGCCGTTGGAGATTGTTTTAAATGACTTTTAAGGTAAAAAAGAATATTTTGGTGATGGCCTTTATTCTTTTAATTAACATTGTTATTTATGCAATATCTTTGTCTTTGACTGATTTTGGGTCTGGGAAATATGTTGTGGCCACAGTTATTTTCCTTCTTGTTTTCTTGAATATAGTATCCCTTTTAGTCAATACTGTAATGATAGAAGATACAAATATTAGAGTGAAAAGTTTGTATGGGAAAAAGGTCATTAATCTCAATGAATTAACAGAGATATCCTTTGTCCCTCTAAAGGGTAGGATTCTTATGATGTTATCCGATAAACATAATTTTGCTTTTATTTCCTCTATGATAGATGGTTTTGACAGTATTGTGGAATATATAAAAGGGGTAGTAAAGGATGAAAATCTCTTGAATGTTTTGAATGAGGTTAGGATGGATGTTATTGATCAGAAAAATAAAATGGTATTTATATTTCTTATTGTATTAAATCTTGTTGTTATTGCAAGTTTTGTATATAATTTTTATATAGGACAGTGATGGAGGATAGTTATGGCTGAGGAAAAAGAGGAGAAAGTAGTAGAAGGTGATAAGAAAAAATCTAAACTAAAACTTATCATTTTATTGCTTGTGGTTGTATTGTTACTTGGTGGCGGAGGTTTTGTTGCCTATATGATGTTGTTTAAAAACAAAGCAGATACTACAGCGCAGGGTGATGCTCCTGCTAAGGAAGATAAAACGGTTGATAAAAAAGATAAAGCTGGTGAAAAGAAAAACGCAAAAGGTGGAAAGGATGCAAAAAATAAAACTATAGTTTATTCAATGGGAGCTATAATTGTAAACCTGGCTGATCAAGGTGTGCAGAGGTACCTAAAAGTTCAGATTGCATTGGAGTTGGACAATCCAAAACTGGAAGAGGAGATGAAAAAAAGGGAGCCCCAGATAAAGGATATTATTATATCAGTACTTTCATCCAAAACAGTAGCTGATGTCAATACTCCTCAAGGTAAGATTGCTTTGAAGCAGGAGATAATCAAAAGAGCTAATATGGTAATTGTGGAAGGGGAGATAACAGATCTTTTCTTCAGCGAATTTATAGTGCAGTAGGTTTTTTATGGATAAGGATTATATAATAAAAGAGTTTGGTGATGTGATCATGGATGTGACAGTGGAATTAGGTAGAAAGCTCTGTACCATCGGGGAACTTTTGAGCTGGGATAAAGGTACTATTATAAAGCTCGGTAAAACATCAGGTGAGGCTGTAGATATGCTTGTTAACAATAAGCCTTTGGCTATTGGTGAGATAATGGTATTGGATGAGAAGTTTGCATTTAGGCTGAGCGATATACAGACAAAAGCAGCATTGGCTGAGATGAAAAAAGACAGATTGTATGAGTAAAAGGGTACTGTTCTTTCTACTTGTTTTTGTTACTTTTGCATGGGCAAGTAATGTTATTGTAGAGGAGTCATCAGGTAAATCTCTTTTAAAGATCAATATAGGACAAGAAGTTACCATTGTCGAAAAAAAACTGGAAAATAATAAATTAGCTTTAGTACTGAAAGGTGAACACAACATAGATGCAAGTCAACTCTGGAGTCAAAATATTAACAAAATAGTTTCATCAAAACAAAATGGCAACACCAGAGTAGATATCCTATT
This genomic window contains:
- a CDS encoding FliM/FliN family flagellar motor switch protein — encoded protein: MDKDYIIKEFGDVIMDVTVELGRKLCTIGELLSWDKGTIIKLGKTSGEAVDMLVNNKPLAIGEIMVLDEKFAFRLSDIQTKAALAEMKKDRLYE
- a CDS encoding flagellar basal body-associated FliL family protein; the protein is MAEEKEEKVVEGDKKKSKLKLIILLLVVVLLLGGGGFVAYMMLFKNKADTTAQGDAPAKEDKTVDKKDKAGEKKNAKGGKDAKNKTIVYSMGAIIVNLADQGVQRYLKVQIALELDNPKLEEEMKKREPQIKDIIISVLSSKTVADVNTPQGKIALKQEIIKRANMVIVEGEITDLFFSEFIVQ
- a CDS encoding tetratricopeptide repeat protein encodes the protein MKNIFFLIILIIFVIACSKGEKAKAKDNVTAKKPLAPIVESKNEKIDLGNQYLLNGNFDKAIEYYNKGLNENRSVAFYNLGIVYYLNGKYSESEDYFRKSLEENKNFKPAYVNLAASLVKQGKIKEAVDIVSQVEPETSKEIQVVAEVYALGGDTAKAYYYYKKYEKSKDQDPSGLISYGLFLKGIGEDKKGSDLIKNAIVKLEERENKDYEDYYQLGLAYYNIENYEKSIYSLKSALNLKKTYEASELLMKIYENQGKYDMASLAAENLVMLNPSVRSYALYVKNLIKSSNYTEANYVLKEAMGKYPKEKELFFLQHRYYILVGDLINAHKVAKEAYEKIKDDDTLFNYIKQSILYDHNFAEAKKLIPALRNSDLNNIARSMLLLKEGNIIAAENTILQVLNKKNEDYNYVVSYLNIKKGNYNAAEQSIELMDDIPEKFFYKFVLYYNTKQFGKLADLSLKNVRYIKTVKRFPRVSFKLQPTLEDLNFAFEFRLEYETFLRLVLTPIIIHPEEMTIYMSTGYNLLKQSDQLLALNELKKSVNFSEGIKHNNNGVKAMLEFDYEKASKEFTEAVNYLGDNPIVYYNIGLLMLNLGDLDKAYEFFDNVLLNNKFIFPAYLGKAICLSYQDERVRVFSQYDMLISNFDILEKNEKKQADQFYYTKLLALIGSKKYDDVIGVIKDSDPALLRSIKDLAILFKTGDYEGYLKKESVLFRKDTVKSLLSLYYFNKILAYPNNDRLSDYMIYYLSLTKNIPHKLSNHKLDRHLAVENIKYDIYFQRPTILESLRNLRKIDDKEPKLFKLSLYYFTLKMDVINAEISLQNLKKLNMDKQAYYYQMLYHFITNNSYNLSKSINKYIEIAPNDYRGYMVELLRGFRENNLQTAYDNANRLEKSVLKNKKLPLEIVLNDF